The region TTTACAATATTTGAGGTGGCTGCTGCGGCACTCTCTCTGCGTCTTAAAAGTGACTTCACTTTAGAGACTAAAACACGCGGCTTTACCGGTTTAGTAATATAATCATCTGCTCCTGCATCAAAACCTGCAATCATGGAGTAATCTTCTCCTCTAGCGGTGAGAAAAGTAATCACGGTGCCATCTAACTCGGGTAGTTTACGCATTTTCTCGCAAGCTTCTATTCCGTCCATTACTGGCATCATCACATCTAAGATAATGAGATCTGGCTTTTTCTTTTTTGCTTTTTTGAGGGCTTCTTCACCATTTTCAGCCGTATAGACTTGATATCCTTCGTTTCTCAAATTATATCCTACTATTTCTAGAATATCCGGCTCATCATCTACTAATAGAATTTTGGCTTTAGCGTCTTTCATTTCTTCTTTCATATGCTTAGAAGGCTAAATTAATAAGATAGTTACGCAATGATTTTAAATTCATGTTAGCTTTAGGTTAACTCCCTGTTTTGAAAGATGGAAGTTATGAAAATAATTTATGTAATCTGCTTTCGCGAAAGCGGATTACATAAAACTTTGAAGACAAATCGTAATACGCTAGTAATCATGTAGTTTTAAGTCATTATTGCACTCATATAATAACTGATCGCTCCTAGATCGCACTTTATTAAAACCAACTATTTATAAAAAATGAAGCAAATTTACTTTAGCGACAAATAAAGGGTGATTTGTCAACGCAAATAATGATGTAATACCAGGTGCTGGAAAAAGAACATCTAGCTTTTCCTTAGATTTGCGGTTAATCTAACTTTAGAGGCTGATAGCATAGGCCTGATAATAGTTCCTGGTGCTTTTTTATTTACTTTTGCGTCAAATTACCGATGTGAAATTCCCCGTTTTTGATATACATTCCAGTGAAGCATTTGAAAAAATGGCTTTGGAAAT is a window of Nonlabens sp. MB-3u-79 DNA encoding:
- a CDS encoding response regulator transcription factor, which produces MKDAKAKILLVDDEPDILEIVGYNLRNEGYQVYTAENGEEALKKAKKKKPDLIILDVMMPVMDGIEACEKMRKLPELDGTVITFLTARGEDYSMIAGFDAGADDYITKPVKPRVLVSKVKSLLRRRESAAAATSNIVKLGDLIIDRDQYKIVFKKEEMILPRKEFELLSLLTTKPGKVFKREEILDVVWGNEVIVGGRTIDVHIRKLREKLGDDSFKTVKGVGYKYVK